The following nucleotide sequence is from Phycisphaera sp..
AGGCGAACCAGAACCCGCGGACGTTCAGCCTGGGCAACGAGCCAACGGCGGCGCTGGGCGGCACCAACCCGATGCAGGTGGGCGTGGGCACGAAGATCGCCGGCATCCAGCGGAACATGGGCGGCGGGACGATCACGCCCACGGGCAGCCCGACCGACGTGGCCATCGACGGCGCGGGGTTCTTCGTGCTGCGAGGGTCCGAAGATCGGTTCTACGGCCGTGCTGGTGCGTTCACGCTGAATGAGAACAACGAGCTGGTGACCGTCAACGGCGAGCGTGTGCAGGGCTGGGGCGTCAACGACAGCTTCGAGGTGCAGCAGGGTCAGCTCGATGACATCACGATCGAGCTCGGCTCGCTGACGATCGCGCAGGCGACGTCGACGGTGCGGTTCAACGGCGTGCTCGACGCGGGCGGGGACGTGGCGCAGGTTGGCTCGCGCACGCTGCTGAGTGGTGGGGATGGCCTCGGGCTTGCGGCCCTCGGTGGTGAACCGTTGACGGTCGACACGCCGCTGGTTGGGCTTGAGAATCCGTTGCAGCGCGGCTCGGGCACGGCGATGTTCACCGATGGACAGACCTTGCAACTGGGTGAGAGCTCGACGGTTGGGGATGGCGTGCAGGTGCGCGGGGCGGAGAAGGGCGGGCGGACGCTGCCGATCGCGCAGCTGGCCATTGGCGCGGCGACGACGATCGGCGACTTCCTGGGCTTCTTGGGTTCGGCCCTTGGCATCCAGCCGCAGACGGGCGCTGGAGCGCCTGGCGTGACGCTTGATACCGAGACCGGGCAGATCCAGGTGGTCGGCAACGCGGGCGAGGCGAACGACCTTGACATCGAGACGGGCGACATCGTGGTGCTCGACGAGAACGGGCAGGCGACCGGCATCAACCCCTTCGCGGCACAGACGGCGCGGGAGGCAAATGGTGAGTCGCAGCGTACGCCGTTCTTTGTGTACGACTCGCTGGGCGGGCTGGTACTTGCCGACCTGACGATGGTGATGGAAGACAAGACCGACGCGGGCACGACGTGGCGGTACTACGTCGAGAGCGACGAGGCGGCCGGGAGCCCGGCGCTGGCGACGGGGACGGTCGAGTTCGACACCAATGGCAACCTGCGGCAGGCCGAGCCGGTGGGCGTGGTGCTGAATCGTGGGGCGACGGGCGCGGCTCAGCCGCTGGCGTTCGACTTGCTCTTCCAGGGCGAGGGCTCGCGCTTGCAGGCGCTCGACGTGGGCGAGGGCGAGGCGAACATCGCGGTGGACGACCAAGACGGGTTGCCCGCGGGCACGCTGAACGCGTTCGGCATCGGGCCCGATGGGGTGATCTCCGGGGCGTTCACGAACGGCTTGAGCCGACCGATCGGGCAGATCGCGCTGGCGACGTTCGCCAATGCGCAGGGGCTGACCGACGAGGGTGACAACCTGTTCCGCGTGGGGCCCAACAGCGGCGAGGCGGTGATCACCGAGCCCGGGGGATTCGGCACGGGCCGGACGCTTGGCGGTCAGCTCGAGCAATCGAACATCGACCTGAGCCAGGAGTTCATCGGGCTGATCCTGGCGCAGACGGGATACACGGCCAACGCGCGGGTGATCCGCACGACCGACGAGCTGTTGCAGCAGCTCGTGGTGATCGGCCGCTAGGGCGCGGGGAGGCTGAGGGCATGATTGTGCTAACGCGGCTGAACGGCAAGGGCTTCGTGCTGAATGCCGAGCTTATCCGGACTATCGAAGAGAACCCCGACACCACCATCACGCTGGTGAGCGGCGATCACATCGTGGTGAAGGAGAAGATGGTCGAGGTAGTGACGCGGTCGATCGACTACGGGCGGCTGCTTCGGAAGCTGATGCCTCCGAGTTGAGGGTCGGTGGGTCCGTATTGGCCTCAAGAGGTCAATAAGGCTCGACGATGATGGATGGGGCCCCGGAGGGCCTCGGGCGGCCGAGCCACCATCGGAGCGAGTGCGGTATGGACCTTGGTACGGTTATCGGAGTCGTACTCGCCGTCGTGGCGTTGTTCATCGGCATCTTCATCGGTGGCGGCGGCGACATCATGGCGATCTTCGACGTGGTGTCGGTGTTCATCGTGGTGTTCGGCACCATTGGCGCGGTGATGATGAGCTTCCCCATGGCGCGCATCACCGGGTTGGTGGGCGTGGTCAAGAAGGCCTTCTTTAATGACACGAGCGACCCGGCCGAGACGATCGCCGAACTGGTCAAGTACGCCGAGGTCGCCCGCCGCGAGGGCATCCTGAGCCTCGAGAACCTGATGGGCGAGATGAAGGACCCGTTCATCGTGCGCGGCGTGAAGATGGCCGTGGACGGGACCGATCCGGAGCTGATCCGGGCGATCCTGGATACCGAGCTGGATGCGCTGAGCGATCGGCACGGGAACGCGAAGGCGGTGCTCGATGGCATTGCCAAGTACGCGCCTGCGTTCGGCATGATCGGGACGTTGCTGGGTTTGATCTTCATGCTCAAGAGCATGGACGACCCCAGCAAGATCGGCCCGGGCATGGCAGTGGCCCTCATCACGACGCTGTACGGAGCGATGATGGCCAACATGTTCGCCTCGCCGCTGGCCGACAAGCTCTCGGCCAAGGACGCCGAGGAATTGCTGGTCAAGACGATCATCGTGACGGGGGTGATGTCGATCCAGAGCGGCGACAACCCGCGCGTGGTGGAGAGCAAGCTGCTGACGTTCCTGCCGCCGGCGAAGCGGGACGCGTTCGCGGCGGCGCGCGAGGCGGCCTGAGATGGGTAAACGCAAGAAGCGAGAACCCGCGGGCGTTCCCGAGTGGGTGGTGACCTACGGCGACCTGATGTCGCTGCTCCTTTGCTTCTTCATCTTGCTGGCGGCGTTCAGCGAGCTGAAGCAGGAACGCGACTATCAGGACGTGGTGCGGAGCATCCAGGAGGCGTTCGGGTACAACGGCGGCATCGGCAAGATCCGAGTCGAGGACATTCCGTACATGACGGTCGACAGCCTGGACACCGATAACTCTGAGTCGGCCGAGAAGCCATTCATCAGTGCCGAGACCACCAGCGAGTCGATCGCGGGGCGGAACGAGAGCACGAACGTCATCAACGAGGGGCTGCGTTTCGCCGTGGGCGCGAGCCTGACGTTCGAGGCCGGTTCGGCCGAGCTGAGCCCCCGCGCGCAGCGGCAGCTCAGCGAGGAGATCGGCCCGGCGTTGCGTGGGCACCGGGTGAAGATCGAGGTGCTCGGGCACGCCTGGGGAGCCGAGGACCGCATCTCGGGGTTGGATTTTTACGATCTTTCCTATCGCAGGGCCAAGGCGGTGATGGACTACCTGGTGGCGGAGGTCAATCTGGACCCCAGGCTCATGGAGCTGGAGGCAAAGGCCGATTCCGAACCTGCGGTGGCTGCCCGCGGCCCTGGGGCGGCGGCGGCATCGAATCGCCGGGTGCAGGTGATCCGCACGGAGATCAACCCCGACGAGACGCATCCCGATCCGAACTGGACGGGGCGGCCGTAGCCGATAACACGAGCGGGGATCGCCGCAGCGCGGAGGATAGCGATGGCCGAGGAAGCGACCAAGGACAAAGAGGGCGAGAGCACCGAGGAGAAGAAGGGCGGCAAGGGCGGCCTTTCGACGAAGCTGCTCGCGGTGATCCTGGCGATCATGGCCATCGAGGGCGTGGGCGTGTTCCTGTTCGTCACGATGATGTCGAGCACCCCCAAGGACGCGGCGGCCGAGATCGTGAGCGACGAGGACGACCCCGAGGCCCTCGTCGAGATCATGCTGACCGAAGAGCAGTACCAGAACATGACCAGCAACCAGGTGTGGATCTGGGAAGCCGAGATCTACATCAAGGTGCGCCGCAAGAACCAGGACTTCGTGCAGGGGCAACTCGAGCAGCGGTCGGCCGAGATCCAGGAGGGCATTACCCAGATCTTCCGCCGGGCCAAGCTGACCGAATTGCGCGAGCCGGACTTCCGGACGGGGTCGCGTCAGCTCACGGCGCTGGTGAACGAGGTGTTCGGCAACGACGCCGACGGGCTGCCGCGGGTCGAGCGTCTGGTGATCGCCAAGCTGCGGGGCTTCCCGCGGAACTGACGATTCTGACTGGCGAACGCGCAGGTCCTGCGCGTGCCCGGGCACACTGCGGCAAAAGCTGCGGATGCGAGGGCTCGGGCTCCGATGTTGCACAAGCCGGCGGAGTCCGGCGTTGTCTGGTCGGCACGCGCCGATCTGGCGGATACCGACCGCGCACGAGAGCGAGCAGGATGCCCGAAGAGCGCCCCGAAGAAACGACCGGACCCGAACCCGCCGACGAGCAGGGGGGCGCCCAACAGCCCGAGGTGGCGGGCGATGGTGCCGACCAGCCAGATGAAGCGTCCGAGGCGCTCAAGGCGGCCAAGGACGCGCTGGAGAGCATCCAGGCCGAGGCCGACGCGGCGGCGAGTGGCGGCAGTACCGATTCAGAGAAGCCAGCCGATGGCGATAGCCAGACCATGGCCAACGAGGTCGTGGAGGCGGCGTTACAGGCGGCTGGCGGCGGGGGCAAGCCGCTCGAGCTCCCAGACTTCGACCTCTCGAGCGTCGCGGGCGCCCAGCACGGGCTGGACATGCTGGCCGACGTTCAGCTTGATGTTCGCATCGAGCTGGGGCGGACGAGGATGCTGGTCGAGGACGTGCTGCGGCTGAACTCCGGGGCCGTGGTGGAGCTGGACAAGCTGGCCGGCGACCCGTTGGACGTGTACGTGAACGACCGATTGGTGGCGCGGGGCGAGGTGCTCGTGCTGAACGACAATTTCTGTATCCGTGTGAATGAGATCATCGACTCGGTGGGCGAGCATGCCAAGGAGCCGGCCGAGTCGTAAGCAGGATTCGCTTGGTGGTACTCACCAGCCGTGCGGCGGAGCCCGCGCGTGCCCAGCCAGGAAGGCGACATGGCAGTTCGACGCTTCGCATGGCTGGTTTTGGGTGCGCTCGCGCTGAGCGCGACGGCCACGCATGGGCAGGTCGGTCCGCCGATTGGCGATGAAGCCTCCGCATCGACCCAGCAGCAACTGAGTGCATCAACTCCGGCAACGGCTCGTCCGGCCGAGTCGGACATGCCGCTCATGGCTGCGCCGCGTCGGGACGAGGCGGCAGCGGAGGAGCCGGCGGCGGGCTCGGGCGGCTGGGTCCGGTCGCTGGCATCGGTGGCGATGGTCGTTGGGTTGATCCTGGTGCTGGCGGCGGCGGCGCGGTTCTTCTCTCGGCGCAGCGGGTCGGTGGCGGCGATGATCGGCCCCGGCGGGCGTGCGCCCAGCGGGGTGATCGAGGTGCTGGCGCGGTACCCGGTGGGCCGGGGGCAGGTGCTGGTGCTGCTGCGGATCGACCGCCGCGTGCTGCTGCTGAGCCAGAGCGTGTCGGGCAAGGGCGGGGCGTTTACCACGCTGTCGCAGTTCGACGACCCGAGCGAGGTGGCCGCCATCTTGCGGCAGACGCGCGACGAGGCCAGCGAGAGCGTGTCGGCCCGGTTCCGCCAGGCGATGGAGCGGTTCCAGGGGGCCGACGATGGGGTCGATCGAGGTGAGATCATCGAGGTCGGGGCGCGGGGCGAGCCGTTGCCCAAGGGGCGTGGGGTGTGGGCGTGAGGTGGCTGCTGCTCGCAGTCGTGGCGGTGGCGGTCCTCGCGGCTGGTGCGCATGCGCAGGGCGTGATGGGGCCGCCGGCCGTGCCGCCGGTGGCCGAGGCTCCCGGCGCGGCGATAGCGCGTGAGCTTGCCAACGCGCTCGAGGGGCGCGATGGCGGGCCAAACCCCCT
It contains:
- a CDS encoding flagellar hook-basal body complex protein, yielding MASTTALFASLSGLNVETRRLDVIGNNIANVNTTAFKGSRMYQANQNPRTFSLGNEPTAALGGTNPMQVGVGTKIAGIQRNMGGGTITPTGSPTDVAIDGAGFFVLRGSEDRFYGRAGAFTLNENNELVTVNGERVQGWGVNDSFEVQQGQLDDITIELGSLTIAQATSTVRFNGVLDAGGDVAQVGSRTLLSGGDGLGLAALGGEPLTVDTPLVGLENPLQRGSGTAMFTDGQTLQLGESSTVGDGVQVRGAEKGGRTLPIAQLAIGAATTIGDFLGFLGSALGIQPQTGAGAPGVTLDTETGQIQVVGNAGEANDLDIETGDIVVLDENGQATGINPFAAQTAREANGESQRTPFFVYDSLGGLVLADLTMVMEDKTDAGTTWRYYVESDEAAGSPALATGTVEFDTNGNLRQAEPVGVVLNRGATGAAQPLAFDLLFQGEGSRLQALDVGEGEANIAVDDQDGLPAGTLNAFGIGPDGVISGAFTNGLSRPIGQIALATFANAQGLTDEGDNLFRVGPNSGEAVITEPGGFGTGRTLGGQLEQSNIDLSQEFIGLILAQTGYTANARVIRTTDELLQQLVVIGR
- a CDS encoding motility protein A; protein product: MDLGTVIGVVLAVVALFIGIFIGGGGDIMAIFDVVSVFIVVFGTIGAVMMSFPMARITGLVGVVKKAFFNDTSDPAETIAELVKYAEVARREGILSLENLMGEMKDPFIVRGVKMAVDGTDPELIRAILDTELDALSDRHGNAKAVLDGIAKYAPAFGMIGTLLGLIFMLKSMDDPSKIGPGMAVALITTLYGAMMANMFASPLADKLSAKDAEELLVKTIIVTGVMSIQSGDNPRVVESKLLTFLPPAKRDAFAAAREAA
- a CDS encoding OmpA family protein, which translates into the protein MGKRKKREPAGVPEWVVTYGDLMSLLLCFFILLAAFSELKQERDYQDVVRSIQEAFGYNGGIGKIRVEDIPYMTVDSLDTDNSESAEKPFISAETTSESIAGRNESTNVINEGLRFAVGASLTFEAGSAELSPRAQRQLSEEIGPALRGHRVKIEVLGHAWGAEDRISGLDFYDLSYRRAKAVMDYLVAEVNLDPRLMELEAKADSEPAVAARGPGAAAASNRRVQVIRTEINPDETHPDPNWTGRP
- the fliN gene encoding flagellar motor switch protein FliN yields the protein MPEERPEETTGPEPADEQGGAQQPEVAGDGADQPDEASEALKAAKDALESIQAEADAAASGGSTDSEKPADGDSQTMANEVVEAALQAAGGGGKPLELPDFDLSSVAGAQHGLDMLADVQLDVRIELGRTRMLVEDVLRLNSGAVVELDKLAGDPLDVYVNDRLVARGEVLVLNDNFCIRVNEIIDSVGEHAKEPAES
- a CDS encoding flagellar biosynthetic protein FliO, yielding MAVRRFAWLVLGALALSATATHGQVGPPIGDEASASTQQQLSASTPATARPAESDMPLMAAPRRDEAAAEEPAAGSGGWVRSLASVAMVVGLILVLAAAARFFSRRSGSVAAMIGPGGRAPSGVIEVLARYPVGRGQVLVLLRIDRRVLLLSQSVSGKGGAFTTLSQFDDPSEVAAILRQTRDEASESVSARFRQAMERFQGADDGVDRGEIIEVGARGEPLPKGRGVWA